In Scomber japonicus isolate fScoJap1 chromosome 3, fScoJap1.pri, whole genome shotgun sequence, the genomic window TCTTATTGAAATACACTCATCTATCAGCTTTTCTGATATAAAATCTTTGCCATGGCAACAAGGGCTATCACACTTTGTCTTGTATAGAAAAGATACAGAACAATATGAGTGGAAAATGTGTGACTAATATAATTAATCCCTCAACGCAAACTAGAAAATAGACCAACTGGTTAGAATAATGTTTGGGTCTTCCAGTCTGTGTTGGCCTACCTGGTGATACTCAGAGAGTATGTTGTgcatctcctccacctcctcactGGAGATTTCTTTGATTACTAAAGTGCGGTCGTATGATGTCAGCAGCAGCCCCACGCACTTCCCCTCCTCATCTTTAAGCGGAGGACTGCGGGCCAGAGACACCTGTTGGTGAGCACCAGTAACACGTGACATCAGCTGCACAATACATCTGTCCTGCTGTATGAAGCCTTTTGCATCCCTGCATCCTCTTTTGAAATGCAAACATTTTTCACAGAAGCACAGAAAATTATAGAAATGCAAATCTCTACCACAAACAGGAAATGTACAAAAGGTGAGGCCTGTTTGTAGACTCAGTCGGCTGCTAGTGTTATGAATCACGCTGGAACAAAAAGCagtattttgtattgttttaaggCATTTAATGCAGCACTCTTTTAGGTCGGCAGTAATAAGGCTTCAATCAGCACATGCTTTAAAGCGCACATACAGAACGCCTCAAATAATTGTGTGCTAAGCAAATGTGGGCTTACTCTGTGCCACCTGCCTCATGCAAATATCACAAAGAAATGCAAATTTAGAAGATAGAAGATCGACAGATACAAAAAAATTGTCTAGGTTTTATAAAAGAAAACGCACACTGAAAATATCTTGAATGGTTTATGTTTGTTAAAATCTATGTCTCTGTTTTCCAAACCTATTGTAATCTGCCTCACactctaaaataaatgtttgtggcccccttttgtctgttgattATACCTGGTAATCTTGATCCTCGATGCCAAAGCGCTCTCGCAGGTTTCTGAACACCTGTGGACAGTACTCTTTGAATTTAAACTGTCCAGGGAGATTCTctctgaggaaggaagaagttttaattaatcaaacaaaataCTGCAGGTTGATTTTTGGTGTAACATGACTTTACACACTCTGCATCTAACAAAGCTTCAGTAAACAAATATAATGTCAGAGATCATAACCCCTAAATTTAGCACAAGATAGCCTTCACTAAATGTTCCTCTATTCCTGTTAAATACAGCACAAATATAATATTTCAGTGCAGAGTAGGGTTAGGGTACAGGGTAACATGTTCAAATCATGTGATGAAAAGGTTAACAGGATTAAACGTCTGCTGTTTTGTGCTGCTGTTTCTATACAGACATCCTCgttcaaaatgatgaaaatctttgaagaaataaatgtgtttgaatCAGCACTATATTTATTCCAGTATATTTCACAATGCAACTGAAACATGAGCTCCATCTGTGTTTAAAAGCATCAAGTCTGtcgttttatatatatattacctATGCTGAATCTATTCTCTACTACTACACCCTGCCAATTCATTTAACCAGCTTCCACATCAAGCAATATGAAAAACATTTGAGTAAAATCTTGTAATGTGACAAAACCTGTACTTGACAAAAACATACTTTATTGTTCCCCCCTAACCTCTGTTTAGAAGTCTTTATGCGACCTGGATTCCTGAATGGATTAAAGGATTATTGAAAGCTACTCAGTTTTGGAGACTTCAGCCGTATAGAAACTGAACCTCGGACATAGTTTATAGCACAGTTTTTCATAAATAATCCTAATTTTTGAGTCTGTTTGACACTGTGTTCCACACATCCTCAAGAATATGTTCAGATGAACTCATGAACTTAACTGTTTTGGCCTCTGCCCCCAAAACTGAAACTACTCATTGAGAGGAAATTATAATGCATTTCTAACtttagaatacattttttttattgttttacataATTGCATAGTGTAGACTATAGTCCAAACAAAATCatctattatttttctttctctttttgactGTTATATTGTTGGATGGCTGTAGCTATAGTGTTGTTAATGGCATTGTTGTTCTCATGAGGGGCGTCTGCAATTTCTGATAAGCGTAGGCTGACAAATAAATCATCAGAGCAATACAAATCTGTGCAAATCACAGGAAGCAGTAGGGTGAAGGTTACAATCAGGCAAAGTTGAATGGAGCACTGTACTTGTTGAAGAGGTGGTTGTTGACTTTGATCTTGGTGCTGGCTTTAAAGTCGTCTGGGAGCAGCATGACAGGTACAGGCACTTGGCTCAGGTCATTAATCTGCGCATGATCCATTCACAGACAGCTGATCAGCAAACATATTTACACTCAAACCGATGTAAACACAAATGAGACACATTAAGCAGCGCACATACCCACCGAATGATTGACTCCCCACATCAACACGCTCAACACGGGGTCACTGGCTCGGAAAACCTCCACTTTCTGCTGCACAAAGTgtttcttcttcgtcttcctTTTAGGCGCCATAGCCATCAAAGGGCTGGAGGTGGCAATGGGAGAAGACATGTCACTGTGGCAGGTCAGACAGGCGTGTGGGTTTTTGTCTTTAGAGGAGAGCAGAGTCTCAGTGTCCGGCTATGAACAGGCTGGTAGTTGTCATCTGAGGCGTCCTGTCTATGTAAAGCAGCCGCGGGCAGACTGCTGCATGGGAAACAGCTCCTCCTGGTCGATTCAGACCAACAACAATGAAGTCAAACAGGTGTTCACTCATCCCTCATAGTTGATTATATAATTCGTTTAACACAAGTTTTAGAGTAATAATCATCAATCGTCAAATGCAATACTTGACATTCTTGTAATAAATGATAGGTTTGTGAAATATTTTGCTGTTACACATCATGCTCATTCAAAACTACTATAACTGTTGCATCATTATGAAGGAAATGATCCCCACTTTGCTTTATTTGGAGTTTTATATTAGACACTTGAAAAGGTGAAGTTGATAAAATATTGCACACGCCTTTCAATATAGTGTAGTCCAATACAAGTAGCAgtctcaacaaaaaaaaatatataaaatagatgTTTTAAGTAAGGTTGTTAAGTAAGGTTATTACTGGGCTAATATAGGGTTAGGATGTTTCTATAACTCAGTGTAGTAAATGCCCTTGTCTAAGAAACAACCTCTCCTAAAGTAACCCAGATATTtcaaaatatttcaacttttttgtttgtgcaactgattcacatttttttacataCTGCAGAGGGTGCTATAGGTTCAGTTTGAGTGACCCACattaattaaactaaaacaGTCAGCATTCTTCACATTAAATAATACTCACTGAAATAACAATGTGCTCCTGTTTCAGGTAACATAGGATCATGATACATTGTGATTGCGTTTTCTTCATAAATCAATAGCATAAGAGCTGCAGTCAATGGgttctgaaagcttcattaaaggTTAACCATCCATTTATCAATGACTAATGAgttatttataaatgaatgacTGGATTTGTAGTTTGGAAGTTTGGTAAAGACACTACTGTAATTATAAGACGATACTGTGACCGGTCAGAATACAGTATGAACAGGGTGTAAGGGTTAATTATACCCAATAAGTTATAACAGACATCATGGTGCTTTCTGTTACCACAGTTACCCATCCAGCATGCTGCAGGAGGCACCAAAATGCTCAGAGATTATAAAGTTTAATGTAAAATGGATACAAAAGCGAGTGTAATACTTCAGTTTATTGAGTTAAATCTtcttgttatatatttttttttttttttaaagtgagacTCAAAATAAGGAAAGTGCTGTTACAACTATGCTGTAATCATAACTGTAGACTAATGTTAGGTTGATGAATGAATCTGTTACTCTCTAaccctgctgctgtgtttctgttgttggaTTAAAGGACCAGCTGAATGTAATTCCTgagaaattgtatttttattctcaAAACAGGTGACTGAACATTTTTAATGCACAGAATCCACAAAGAATTCTTGAAACCTTTTGTGTATAATTGTATAATATCGTCCAGCAGTGTTAGTCTTTATCCCCTCCTCTTATTGTTCAAGAGGCAAAATTTCTAATGGCAAAAAAggaattcataataataatgcgCCCATGTAattctgtatttaaaaagtaggttttaaaaatgatatCCCTGTCTGCACTTATGGGCAAGCCCTAGTACATTTCAGATTCAAAGAAAAGTAATATTAACATAAATAGTGTCATACTTAATGGGATATAAATAGGGTGATacacagagattttttttacagcattaCAGTAATAATACAATTACAGTGGTTTAAAAGTtcaaaaaaatactgaaaaaatataaatatgatataatgaATACATGAATTACAATATTAAAGTTAACTTGGTAAGAAACTGCAGATTACAATGTGACTCTTGGTTGGATAATTCTGTATTCATAAATATAATGCAATGTGCTTCTGCATCTGATCAATTCAATAAGTAGATGTGGAAGGATGTCAGATCAATACAGTCGTAATATGTTCAGCAGAGGGCGCAAAGAGACAAAGTTACACCTGACTATTAAAACACCTTCTCACTGATAAAGCTGCTTCCAGTTGACAAAGAACAAAATGTTCTGAGTTCCTTCAGACTCTGTGCGGTgttccttcatcttcatctcatGTTGGTCATGAAACTTCAGCCTCCTCTGCTTTAGTCTGTGCTTCATGCATTTCAACAgctcaggccgcccctctgttTTGGTTGTGAAGCCACGGGCATGCCGTTCTCATCCACGCACCAGCACCTACCACGCTGCTTACCCCGAGACGACCaacactgcacaaacacaacacacagacacacacacacgatgaaGCCTGAAGCTACAAACACATCCAGTTGTAAACAGGACTCCCATCATTTAATAATATTCATCTAGAATAAAACCTCACCTGCTTTTTATTGAAGAAACCTCGCTTGTTACAGTTGGGCATATAGATATCATGATGTACTTTAAATAAATGGGCATCAAGGCCTCTGATGAGTGTAGTGAGTAGTTTTCGACATGGAGcctgaaaaaagaaatgaattcaACAGATGAGTGAGTCTACTACTTAGACTTATATTCATTGTCTGTTTCTCTGAAGTGAAAGTGATTTTTACCTCCTCTGGATTCTCAGTAGGTGCTGGGTCTGAGGTCagataaagacaaaacatttagCATTTAATTACTGTGTTAATACATGTTAAATAgctttcatttcattctgtTGTGAGCTCAGttgtagtttttctttttaatcaactctctaaaaaccttttttaggggatttttttgtaatataCTTCACTCTTAGTTTACTAATCACACTAATAGAAGCACAGAGGGTAAAACCTATcttgaacaaaagaaaaatcaatggTCATAATGACTTTCATTGTGGTGAAAAAGTCAGTAAAACATTATTGTACATTATTCTTATTCTGATGTTTCACTACTTCACCCTAAAACTGCTGAAACAGCTTGTTCACCACTTAACAACTGAGgtgtgtctcttttttctcttgctTTTCAGTGACTCATAATCATGTTACAGGAAGATTGgttgatttgttgattaaatgtgacatGTAAGGTTGTAATGCTGtcaaaaactgacaaataaGTCATTATATGGTGAGTTTTGGTGTTGATAATCCAATCATCACAAACCTCACTTGACCTGAACACCCGAAGGCTGAATAACAACACTCTATTAATTTGTTACCATCGTCTTCCAGGCACAAAGTAGGAACTTTACCTGCAGTGCGGCTCTTATCAGTCAAGTTGGTGCTGCTGGTGTTACTGCAGACTCCTCTGCCTTCCAGCAGGGTGCGGAGGGGCTTTGGGTCGTCTTCTAGAGGGGCACAATGCAGACCAATGGCACAGCTCAGAGTATAGACCCCACATGGTTCTCCAAGGGCCAGAGATGTGGCATTTAAATCTTCAGTTGGCTGACTTTGTGTAGGCTTTCCTCTACAGGTGGGACATCCTCTGGATGGTGTGGTCAGCGGCTTTGACAGAGCCggctgcaggaggagcagcacCAGGATGTTTAAATAGAGCATCTCACACTGAAAGTTGTCCTCTAGTAAATGGGTCTATTCACTGACTTGTTGATTGTTATTCTCTATGAGGACTTCTGATCCCTCTTTAGCACAGCTCCACTGACTGCAGTCTGTTGAAAAGTGGATAGTAATTCCTCAAGTCAAGACAAAGTGATAATGAGGCTGACAGACACCACTGGCAGCAGCTTTTAAATAGCCAAAACCAGTGAAAGGTATGGGAGGGTACGTGATGGAGAATGTTAGTTTTCCCTCTCATTTCCACACAGCTGAGCACACCCCgtttcactgacacacaaaccagcacgcacacacgcgcatgCTCATACCATTTGTTGTCTGTCATCTTGCAGGGTAGTAATGTTTTCTACACCAACATTGTGTACGCTACTCCATTGCTCTCCCTTTTCCGCACTGACCAATCATGGCACGTGACCAACCAGACAAGAAATTAACCATTCACGTTTTAAAATGACTGCTGTTCATCACAAAGAAGGAACTGCACTTTAAACATTGTCATCTGTCTTATAACCAGTCACTATTACCTGAAGTTGAGTAACTACAAAAGGAAATGCAATGGTAAAGCATCAGCAGAGGTGAAAtctaactaagtacatttattttttttatttaagtacTATATTTACTGTTAGTACAATTTACAGTAGTTGTAATTAACTTGAGTAAATTAGCTTGAGCTTAAGTGACAGATGTGAGGTGAAAGTACAGAATATAGTGCAAAATGATCAACATCGCAGCATCTCAACCAAGCACAACAATGAAATGTTTCTCATGCAGTAAATGGCTAAACAATCAGTCATTTACCCCATTATTGTACAATTTATGTTGATTATAGGGAGTCGAAAATATATTGTACTCTGTGGATGATttgaaaaatatgattatatgAAAAATTTCCCCCCGTTAAAATAACAGGAGTAAAGGTATTCAGTTACTGACACCCTTACGACCTTGACACTGATGTGACTTTTCTTTAAAGAGCAAcctcaaaacaaaacactttgcTCACGGAGTGTGTTTACAGACTCTGTTACTGCAGGGCTAAAGATTTACACGGGAGATTGAAGGAGTGCCACTCAAGGTTGGATGACTAAGACATTAGTAGCCACTAGCAAAAAGTCCCACCCTGCAAATTCCACTGTGCGTGAGTCACAAACATATTCAATTAGAAAACAAGATCTCATAAATTTAATAATATGTCTTCTGATTTAAAGTATCATTAACAACCAATCTGTGACCACATCTCA contains:
- the LOC128355829 gene encoding insulin-like growth factor-binding protein 5, whose translation is MLYLNILVLLLLQPALSKPLTTPSRGCPTCRGKPTQSQPTEDLNATSLALGEPCGVYTLSCAIGLHCAPLEDDPKPLRTLLEGRGVCSNTSSTNLTDKSRTADPAPTENPEEAPCRKLLTTLIRGLDAHLFKVHHDIYMPNCNKRGFFNKKQCWSSRGKQRGRCWCVDENGMPVASQPKQRGGLSC